A window of the Cannabis sativa cultivar Pink pepper isolate KNU-18-1 chromosome X, ASM2916894v1, whole genome shotgun sequence genome harbors these coding sequences:
- the LOC115706195 gene encoding ylmG homolog protein 2, chloroplastic — MAPIPNDSSSSSMAETSKLIFLPNSGTLLLSSPKFSPFLQASSPPPPSSSRKHNFIQSEIFAIAQNLRTSILSAAQNLHSFASQNPLLNKLLSLNSFNQIRERRNYRCVNSLSTHNFAAVLPGDSVAGLVVANGLSNFLNLYNTVLIVRLVLTWFPNAPPAIVSPLSTICDPYLNIFRGIIPPLGGTLDLSPILAFLVLNAFTSSAAALPAELPASETSPVRFSHATTTTSSHKKWLRRVQGHGNGIRTKSSSDSH, encoded by the exons ATGGCTCCCATTCCGAACGattcatcatcttcatcaatGGCGGAAACTTCTAAACTCATCTTCCTCCCTAATTCCGGTACATTACTACTATCTTCCCCCAAATTCTCTCCATTTCTCCAAGCTTCTTCTCCTCCTCCTCCATCATCTTCAAGAAAGCACAATTTCATTCAATCAGAAATTTTCGCCATTGCTCAAAATCTTCGCACCTCAATTCTCTCCGCTGCTCAAAATCTTCATTCGTTCGCTTCTCAGAATCCTCTTCTCAACAAATTGCTCTCTCTAAACTCCTTCAATCAG ATTCGTGAGAGAAGAAATTATCGGTGTGTTAATTCGCTCTCTACACATAATTTCGCTGCTGTTCTTCCAGGAGATTCGGTGGCTGGACTTGTGGTGGCTAATGGTTTATCGAACTTTCTTAATCTCTACAATACGGTTTTGATTGTGAGACTTGTCTTGACCTGGTTCCCTAACGCTCCTCCCGCCATTGTTAGCCCTCTCAG CACCATATGTGATCCTTACTTGAACATATTCCGGGGAATCATTCCTCCACTTGGGGGCACACTGGACCTGTCTCCCATTCTAGCATTCCTTGTTTTGAACGCCTTTACAAGCTCAGCCGCTGCTCTTCCGGCTGAGCTACCAGCTTCAGAGACTTCTCCGGTGAGATTTTCTCATGCCACTACTACTACTTCATCGCACAAGAAATGGTTGAGGAGAGTTCAGGGTCATGGCAATGGAATCAGAACTAAGAGTTCTAGTGATTCTCATTAG
- the LOC115706203 gene encoding uncharacterized protein LOC115706203, which yields MAKTASFLLLPLFYYIFFFFVTTAAADTIMSTQMKVTDNPADELVEVINTNRTAHKSSSLYSNQGLACIALQYIKAYQGDCKAVGGPKAKKPFDSEFAETFAPACGVQVSTLSPITGRLLGCQSKYAKPPKAFSEILMENQKSLDILYSKNHTEVGAAVSGSDGGGPYFWCVLFSSGKKNSSFVLDGGVAKVTKPGCFSGANDVCNGADDRFSSNRLLIFVATILVAVGCVFGL from the exons ATGGCGAAAACGGCGTCGTTTCTTTTGCTTCCGCTCTTTTActacatcttcttcttcttcgttacTACTGCTGCTGCTGATACTATTATGAGTACCCAAA TGAAAGTAACTGATAACCCTGCGGATGAGTTAGTAGAAGTGATTAACACTAACAGAACAGCACACAAATCTTCATCCCTTTACAGTAACCAAGGTCTGGCCTGCATTGCTCTTCAGTACATTAAAGCCTATCAAGGTGATTGTAAAGCAGTAGGAGGACCAAAAGCCAAGAAGCCATTCGACTCGGAATTCGCAGAAACTTTTGCACCAGCCTGTGGTGTTCAAGTCTCAACCCTTTCACCAATTACAGGTCGTTTACTTGGTTGCCAGTCCAAGTATGCAAAACCACCCAAAGCGTTTTCGGAAATTCTTATGGAAAACCAAAAGAGCTTAGACATTTTGTATAGTAAGAATCATACTGAAGTGGGTGCTGCTGTGTCTGGTTCAGATGGTGGGGGTCCTTATTTCTGGTGTGTGTTGTTTAGCAGTGGGAAGAAGAATAGTAGCTTTGTTTTGGATGGAGGTGTTGCTAAGGTAACGAAACCCGGCTGCTTTAGTGGCGCCAACGACGTTTGTAATGGCGCCGATGATCGCTTCAGTAGCAATCGTTTGTTAATATTTGTTGCTACAATTTTGGTGGCAGTGGGCTGTGTGTTTGGATTGTGA